A single Chlamydia suis DNA region contains:
- the rpsC gene encoding 30S ribosomal protein S3, with the protein MGQKGCPVGFRTAVTKKWRSLWYGNNQEFGKFLIEDVKIREFLRKKPSCQGAAGFVVKRMSGKIEVTIHTARPGLVIGKKGAEVESLKAELKKLTGKDVWVEIAEVKRPELNAQLVADGIAKQIERRVSFRRAMKKALQSVMDAGALGVKVQVSGRLAGAEIARSEWYKNGRVPLHTLRADIDYATASAETTYGIIGIKVWINLGEKKAVPAANHAGGASTAAA; encoded by the coding sequence ATGGGTCAGAAAGGATGTCCGGTAGGTTTCCGTACAGCGGTTACTAAAAAATGGCGATCTTTATGGTATGGGAATAATCAAGAGTTTGGGAAATTTCTCATTGAAGATGTGAAAATTCGGGAATTTTTGAGAAAAAAACCTTCTTGTCAAGGCGCTGCAGGATTTGTTGTCAAACGTATGAGTGGAAAAATTGAAGTGACTATTCATACGGCTAGACCAGGGTTAGTCATCGGGAAAAAAGGTGCTGAAGTAGAGTCTCTGAAGGCTGAATTGAAAAAGTTAACAGGCAAAGATGTCTGGGTAGAGATTGCTGAAGTTAAACGTCCTGAATTAAATGCTCAACTTGTAGCTGACGGTATTGCTAAACAAATAGAAAGACGTGTGTCTTTCAGAAGAGCAATGAAAAAAGCTTTGCAATCGGTAATGGATGCCGGAGCTCTTGGGGTTAAGGTTCAGGTCTCTGGTCGTTTGGCTGGAGCTGAGATTGCTCGATCAGAATGGTATAAGAATGGTCGTGTGCCTCTTCATACGCTCAGAGCAGATATTGATTATGCTACAGCGTCTGCAGAGACGACATATGGAATTATCGGCATAAAAGTTTGGATTAATCTTGGTGAAAAGAAGGCCGTCCCTGCCGCTAATCATGCAGGTGGAGCCTCAACAGCTGCTGCGTAA
- the rpsE gene encoding 30S ribosomal protein S5 has protein sequence MTLSRNSHKEDQLEEKVLVVNRCCKVVKGGRKFSFSALILVGDRKGRLGFGFAKANELTDAIRKGGDVARKNLVSIKSLEGGSIPHEVLVNHDGAELLLKPAKPGTGIVAGSRIRLILEMAGIKDIVAKSLGSNNPMNQVKAAFKALLTLSCKDDIMKRRAVIND, from the coding sequence ATGACGCTATCAAGAAATTCTCATAAGGAAGATCAGCTGGAAGAGAAGGTTCTCGTCGTCAACCGTTGTTGTAAGGTTGTTAAAGGAGGCCGTAAATTTAGTTTTTCTGCGCTTATTTTAGTAGGCGATAGAAAAGGGCGTTTGGGCTTTGGGTTTGCGAAAGCTAACGAGTTAACGGATGCTATCCGTAAAGGTGGAGATGTTGCTCGAAAAAATCTTGTCTCTATCAAATCTCTTGAGGGAGGATCTATTCCTCATGAGGTTCTTGTTAATCATGATGGAGCGGAGCTTCTGTTAAAACCTGCTAAACCAGGAACCGGAATTGTGGCAGGATCTCGTATTCGTTTGATTTTAGAGATGGCCGGAATAAAAGACATCGTGGCAAAGAGTTTAGGATCTAATAATCCTATGAATCAGGTAAAAGCAGCTTTTAAAGCTCTCCTGACACTTTCTTGTAAAGATGATATTATGAAAAGGAGAGCCGTTATCAATGATTAA
- the rpsH gene encoding 30S ribosomal protein S8, which translates to MGMTSDSIANLLTRIRNALMAEHLYIDIEHSKMLESIVRILKQHGFVAHFLVKEENRKRLMRVFLRYGEDRRPVIHALKRVSKPSRRVYVSAAKIPYVFGNMGIAVLSTPQGVLEGSEARAKNVGGELLCLVW; encoded by the coding sequence ATGGGAATGACGAGTGATTCAATTGCAAATTTATTGACACGGATTCGAAATGCTTTGATGGCGGAGCATTTGTACATTGATATCGAGCATAGTAAAATGCTTGAATCAATTGTAAGAATCCTCAAGCAACATGGGTTTGTTGCACACTTTTTGGTGAAGGAAGAAAATCGTAAAAGACTAATGAGAGTCTTTTTGAGATATGGGGAAGACCGCAGACCTGTGATTCATGCGCTTAAGCGTGTGTCTAAACCTTCCAGAAGGGTTTATGTTTCTGCAGCAAAGATTCCTTACGTTTTCGGAAATATGGGTATTGCCGTCCTTTCAACTCCCCAAGGAGTTTTAGAGGGTTCTGAAGCCAGAGCTAAGAATGTTGGCGGCGAATTGCTTTGTTTAGTTTGGTAG
- the rplE gene encoding 50S ribosomal protein L5, which yields MSRLKKLYIEEIRKTLQDKFQYGNVMQIPVLKKIVISMGLAEAAKDKNLFQSHLEELAVISGQKPLVTRAKNSIAGFKLREGQGIGAKVTLRGVRMYDFMDRFCNIVSPRIRDFRGFSCKGDGRGCYSLGLDDQQIFPEVDLDRVKRSQGMNITWVTTAQTDAECLTLLECMGLRFKKAQ from the coding sequence ATGAGCAGGTTAAAAAAACTGTATATTGAAGAGATCAGAAAGACTCTTCAAGACAAGTTCCAATATGGAAACGTTATGCAAATCCCTGTTCTTAAAAAGATTGTTATAAGCATGGGGCTTGCTGAGGCGGCAAAAGATAAAAATCTTTTCCAGTCTCATTTAGAGGAGTTAGCTGTTATTTCTGGGCAAAAGCCTTTGGTAACTAGAGCTAAAAACTCAATCGCTGGATTTAAGCTAAGAGAAGGGCAAGGCATCGGGGCAAAAGTCACTTTGCGAGGTGTTCGTATGTATGACTTTATGGACCGTTTTTGCAATATTGTCTCCCCAAGAATTCGCGACTTCAGAGGATTCTCTTGTAAAGGGGATGGGCGAGGATGTTACTCCCTTGGTTTAGATGATCAACAAATTTTCCCTGAAGTTGATTTGGATCGCGTTAAACGATCTCAGGGAATGAATATTACTTGGGTAACTACAGCACAAACCGATGCGGAGTGCCTTACCTTGTTAGAGTGTATGGGCTTACGTTTCAAGAAGGCTCAATAA
- the rplR gene encoding 50S ribosomal protein L18: protein MESSLYKKTSGKARRALRVRKALKGSSLKPRLSVVKTNKHVYVQLIDDVEGKTLASISTLAKVSKTSGLTNKNQDNAKALGVKIAELGKGLQIDRVVFDRGAHKYHGIVAMVADGAREGGLQF from the coding sequence ATGGAAAGCTCTTTATATAAAAAAACTTCTGGGAAAGCTCGCAGAGCTTTAAGAGTGCGGAAAGCCTTAAAAGGATCTTCTTTAAAGCCTAGGCTATCCGTTGTGAAGACAAATAAGCATGTTTATGTGCAGCTGATAGATGATGTTGAAGGTAAAACTTTGGCATCCATCTCAACCTTGGCTAAAGTTTCCAAAACCTCTGGATTAACGAATAAAAATCAAGATAATGCCAAGGCTTTAGGGGTAAAAATTGCTGAGTTAGGAAAAGGCCTTCAAATAGATCGAGTTGTTTTCGATCGAGGGGCTCACAAGTATCATGGCATAGTAGCTATGGTTGCTGATGGTGCCAGAGAGGGTGGATTACAGTTTTAA
- the rplB gene encoding 50S ribosomal protein L2, which translates to MFKKFKPVTPGTRQLILPSFDELTTQGELDGSSSKRSVRPNKKLSFFKKSSGGRDNLGHISCRHRGAGARRHYRVIDFKRNKDGIEAKVASVEYDPNRSAYIALLNYVDGEKRYILAPKGIKRGDRVISGEGSPFKAGCCMTLKSIPLGISVHNVEMRPGSGGKLVRSAGLSAQIIAKTSGYVTLKMPSGEFRMLNEMCRATVGEVSNADHNLCVDGKAGRRRWKGIRPTVRGTAMNPVDHPHGGGEGRHNGYISQTPWGKVTKGLKTRDKRKSNKWIVKDRRK; encoded by the coding sequence ATGTTTAAAAAGTTTAAGCCAGTAACTCCCGGGACAAGACAGCTGATTCTGCCTTCTTTTGATGAGCTTACTACTCAAGGAGAATTAGACGGGTCTTCCTCTAAAAGAAGTGTTCGTCCAAACAAGAAGCTTTCTTTTTTCAAGAAAAGTTCTGGAGGACGAGATAATTTAGGGCATATTTCCTGTCGTCATCGTGGAGCAGGAGCTCGACGTCATTATAGAGTGATCGATTTCAAACGTAATAAAGATGGTATTGAAGCTAAAGTTGCTTCTGTGGAGTACGATCCTAACCGCTCTGCTTACATAGCTTTATTGAACTATGTAGATGGAGAAAAACGTTATATTTTGGCTCCTAAGGGAATTAAGCGCGGTGATCGTGTAATTTCTGGAGAAGGAAGTCCTTTTAAAGCTGGATGCTGCATGACTCTTAAGAGCATCCCTCTGGGAATTTCTGTTCATAACGTGGAAATGAGACCAGGATCTGGAGGAAAATTGGTTCGATCTGCTGGGCTTTCTGCTCAAATCATTGCCAAGACCTCTGGATACGTTACTTTGAAAATGCCTTCTGGCGAATTTCGTATGTTAAACGAAATGTGCCGAGCTACTGTCGGAGAAGTTTCTAACGCGGATCATAATCTGTGTGTAGATGGTAAAGCTGGACGTCGTCGTTGGAAGGGAATCCGTCCTACCGTTCGAGGAACTGCCATGAACCCTGTGGACCACCCACACGGAGGAGGGGAAGGACGGCATAATGGATATATTTCCCAGACTCCTTGGGGTAAAGTCACGAAAGGATTGAAAACTCGTGATAAGCGTAAGAGTAATAAGTGGATAGTTAAGGATAGAAGGAAATAG
- a CDS encoding 50S ribosomal protein L23: MKDPYDVVKRHYVTEKAKMLEGLSLGGGEGKKKGSYCKDPKYTFVVAGNATKPMIAEAIEAIYANKGVKVKKVNTVCVKPQPTRMLRGRKRGRTAGFKKAIVTFVDGHSIG, from the coding sequence ATGAAAGATCCTTATGATGTTGTCAAAAGACATTATGTGACCGAGAAGGCTAAAATGCTGGAAGGATTAAGTCTCGGGGGCGGAGAAGGCAAGAAAAAAGGTAGTTATTGCAAAGATCCTAAGTATACGTTCGTTGTTGCAGGGAACGCTACTAAGCCTATGATTGCTGAAGCCATAGAAGCGATCTACGCTAATAAAGGCGTGAAGGTTAAAAAAGTGAATACGGTTTGTGTAAAACCTCAACCTACGAGAATGCTTCGGGGAAGAAAAAGAGGAAGAACGGCCGGGTTTAAGAAGGCTATTGTGACTTTTGTTGATGGCCACTCTATTGGTTAG
- the rplX gene encoding 50S ribosomal protein L24, whose protein sequence is MKRRSVCVGDTVYVLAGNDKGKQGKVLRCLKDKVVVEGVNVRVKNIKRSQENPKGKRINIEAPLHISNVRLSIDNEPARLFVKVTEKGRELWNKRSDGSSSLYRLVRERKG, encoded by the coding sequence ATGAAGAGACGTAGTGTTTGTGTCGGTGACACTGTTTATGTGCTTGCTGGAAACGACAAAGGTAAGCAAGGAAAAGTTTTGCGTTGTTTGAAGGATAAAGTTGTAGTTGAAGGAGTTAACGTCCGAGTAAAAAATATTAAACGCTCTCAAGAAAATCCTAAAGGGAAGCGTATTAATATTGAGGCTCCTCTTCATATTTCCAACGTACGCTTAAGTATTGATAATGAGCCTGCTAGACTATTTGTCAAGGTTACAGAAAAAGGACGGGAGCTTTGGAATAAGCGTTCTGACGGAAGTTCTTCATTATACCGGTTGGTAAGAGAAAGAAAGGGTTAA
- the rpsS gene encoding 30S ribosomal protein S19, with product MSRSLRKGPFVDHHLLKKVRDMNALEKKTPIKTWSRRSMITPEMIGHTFEVHNGRKFLTVFVSETMVGHKLGEFSPTRMFKSHPVKKG from the coding sequence ATGAGTAGATCGCTAAGAAAAGGTCCTTTTGTTGATCATCACCTTCTCAAAAAGGTTCGAGATATGAACGCTTTGGAGAAGAAAACTCCAATCAAAACGTGGTCTCGTCGTTCTATGATTACTCCTGAAATGATTGGGCACACTTTTGAAGTTCATAATGGCCGTAAGTTTTTGACGGTCTTTGTGTCTGAGACTATGGTTGGACACAAGTTGGGAGAGTTTTCTCCAACAAGAATGTTTAAGAGCCATCCCGTTAAAAAAGGGTAA
- the rplF gene encoding 50S ribosomal protein L6, whose amino-acid sequence MSRKARDPIVLPQGVEVSIQNDEISVKGPKGSLTQALAKEVEVALKGNEVFVSPAAHVVDRPGRMQGLYWALIANMVKGVHLGFEKRLEMIGVGFRAAVQGSFLDLSIGVSHPTKMPIPAGLEVSVEKNTLISIKGINKQLVGEFAACVRAKRPPEPYKGKGIRYENEYVRRKAGKAAKTGKK is encoded by the coding sequence ATGTCTCGTAAAGCTCGAGACCCTATTGTACTTCCTCAAGGAGTAGAGGTCTCTATTCAAAATGATGAAATCTCAGTAAAAGGTCCTAAAGGGTCTTTGACACAGGCACTGGCAAAAGAAGTTGAAGTTGCCCTTAAAGGTAATGAGGTGTTTGTTTCTCCTGCAGCTCACGTTGTAGACAGACCTGGTCGTATGCAAGGGCTTTATTGGGCTTTAATAGCAAATATGGTCAAAGGTGTCCACCTTGGATTTGAGAAACGATTAGAAATGATCGGAGTCGGATTTAGAGCTGCTGTGCAGGGGTCCTTTTTAGATTTGTCGATCGGGGTTTCTCATCCAACAAAAATGCCTATTCCTGCTGGATTGGAAGTCTCTGTTGAAAAAAATACATTAATCTCTATCAAGGGTATCAACAAGCAATTGGTTGGAGAATTTGCAGCTTGTGTTCGTGCGAAACGCCCTCCAGAGCCGTACAAAGGTAAAGGAATTCGTTATGAGAACGAATATGTACGTCGTAAGGCTGGAAAAGCAGCAAAAACTGGTAAAAAATAG
- the rplD gene encoding 50S ribosomal protein L4 produces MVLLSKFDFSGKESGKFDLPDAFFTEGKEQSVKDYLVAIQANKRQWSACTRGRSEVSHSTKKPFRQKGTGNARQGCLAAPQFRGGGIVFGPKPKFDQHIRINKKERRAAIRLLLAQKIQTGKLIVAENSVFVGSLSAPKTKEALRFLKECNVECRGILFVDGLDHLGSNENLKLSVRNLASVRGFAYGENISGYDIAAARSIVVSERALEVLVENLVSTTKD; encoded by the coding sequence ATGGTTTTATTATCAAAATTTGATTTTTCTGGGAAAGAGTCGGGTAAATTTGATTTGCCTGATGCCTTCTTTACTGAAGGAAAAGAGCAATCAGTAAAAGACTATTTAGTGGCCATTCAGGCCAATAAACGTCAGTGGAGCGCTTGCACAAGAGGGCGATCAGAAGTTAGCCACTCCACTAAAAAGCCTTTTAGACAAAAGGGAACCGGAAATGCTCGTCAAGGTTGTTTGGCAGCTCCGCAATTCCGAGGGGGCGGGATCGTTTTTGGCCCTAAACCGAAATTTGATCAACATATTCGCATCAATAAGAAAGAGAGAAGAGCAGCTATTCGTTTGCTTTTAGCTCAAAAAATTCAAACGGGCAAATTAATTGTCGCAGAAAACTCTGTGTTTGTTGGTAGCTTGAGCGCGCCTAAAACAAAGGAAGCTTTGAGATTTTTGAAAGAGTGCAACGTAGAGTGCCGCGGGATCTTATTCGTTGATGGGTTGGATCATCTTGGAAGCAACGAGAATTTGAAATTAAGCGTGCGAAATTTGGCTTCTGTAAGAGGTTTTGCTTACGGAGAAAATATTAGTGGGTACGATATTGCCGCTGCAAGAAGTATTGTGGTTTCAGAAAGGGCTTTGGAAGTACTTGTCGAGAATCTTGTCTCTACAACAAAAGATTAA
- the rpsQ gene encoding 30S ribosomal protein S17 has translation MASDVRGRRKTKIGVVVSSKMEKTVVVRVERVYSHPQYAKVVRDSSKYYAHNELDVKEGDTVRIQETRPLSKTKRWRVVGRVN, from the coding sequence ATGGCTAGTGATGTGAGAGGTCGTAGAAAGACTAAGATCGGTGTAGTTGTCTCGTCAAAAATGGAAAAAACTGTCGTTGTTCGAGTCGAAAGAGTGTACTCGCACCCTCAATATGCTAAAGTAGTTAGGGATTCTAGCAAATATTATGCGCATAATGAGTTGGATGTGAAAGAGGGAGATACTGTTCGAATTCAAGAAACGCGTCCTTTGTCTAAAACAAAGAGATGGCGGGTTGTCGGACGTGTAAATTAG
- the rpmC gene encoding 50S ribosomal protein L29, translating to MGAKKNLLAELRGKSSEELDEFIRDNKKALFTLRAEAALQNKAVKTHQFSLYKKSIARALTIKQEQKDRVHG from the coding sequence ATGGGAGCAAAAAAGAATTTATTAGCAGAACTTAGAGGAAAAAGCTCTGAAGAGTTGGACGAGTTTATTCGCGATAATAAAAAAGCTCTCTTCACTTTACGAGCAGAAGCTGCTTTACAAAATAAAGCTGTAAAGACTCATCAGTTTTCTCTGTATAAAAAAAGCATTGCTCGCGCTCTAACAATAAAACAAGAACAAAAGGATAGAGTCCATGGCTAG
- the rplV gene encoding 50S ribosomal protein L22, whose product MFKATARYMRVQPRKARLAAGLMRNCSVIEAQQQLSFSQMKAGRYLKKVLDSAIANAESNANVKRENLCVVEVRVDAGPMFKRVKSKSRGGRAPILKRTSHLTVIVGERGQ is encoded by the coding sequence ATGTTTAAAGCGACCGCCCGATATATGCGGGTTCAGCCAAGAAAAGCTCGTTTGGCTGCAGGGCTAATGAGAAACTGTAGTGTTATTGAAGCACAACAACAGCTTAGTTTTTCTCAAATGAAGGCTGGAAGATATCTTAAAAAAGTTTTGGATAGCGCCATTGCAAATGCGGAATCCAACGCAAACGTAAAGAGAGAGAATCTTTGCGTTGTGGAAGTTCGAGTTGATGCTGGTCCTATGTTCAAAAGAGTGAAATCGAAAAGTCGAGGGGGAAGAGCCCCTATTTTGAAGCGCACAAGTCATTTAACTGTGATTGTTGGCGAGAGAGGGCAGTAG
- the rplP gene encoding 50S ribosomal protein L16, producing the protein MLMPKRTKFRKQQKGQFAGLSKGATFVDFGEFGMQTLERGWITSRQIEACRVAINRYLKRKGKVWIRVFPDKSVTKKPAETRMGKGKGAPDHWVAVVRPGRILFEVANVSKEDAQDALRRAAAKLGIRTRFVKRVERV; encoded by the coding sequence ATGTTAATGCCTAAACGAACAAAATTTCGCAAGCAGCAGAAAGGTCAGTTTGCTGGATTGAGTAAGGGAGCAACGTTTGTTGATTTCGGTGAGTTTGGAATGCAAACTCTGGAACGAGGTTGGATTACTAGCCGTCAAATTGAGGCCTGCAGGGTTGCTATTAACAGATATTTAAAACGAAAAGGGAAAGTTTGGATTCGAGTTTTCCCAGATAAAAGTGTAACGAAAAAACCTGCTGAAACACGAATGGGGAAAGGTAAAGGAGCTCCAGATCATTGGGTAGCTGTTGTTCGTCCCGGACGTATTTTATTCGAAGTAGCGAACGTTTCCAAAGAAGATGCTCAGGATGCTTTGAGAAGAGCTGCTGCGAAATTGGGAATTAGGACACGATTTGTCAAGCGTGTAGAAAGGGTATAG
- the rplN gene encoding 50S ribosomal protein L14, producing MIQQESQLKVADNTGAKKVKCFKVLGGSRRRYATVGDVIVCSVRDVEPDSSVKKGDVVKAVIVRTRNDIRRKDGSTLRFDTNSCVIIDDKGNPKGTRIFGPVAREIRDRGFIKISSLAPEVI from the coding sequence ATGATCCAGCAAGAAAGTCAGTTAAAAGTTGCCGATAACACGGGAGCTAAAAAGGTAAAATGTTTCAAGGTTCTCGGCGGGTCTCGCCGACGTTATGCAACGGTCGGTGATGTGATTGTTTGCTCTGTAAGGGATGTTGAGCCTGATAGTTCCGTCAAGAAAGGAGACGTTGTTAAAGCCGTCATTGTGCGGACTCGAAATGATATTCGTCGTAAAGATGGTTCTACACTGAGATTTGATACAAATAGCTGTGTAATCATTGATGACAAAGGCAATCCTAAGGGAACTCGAATTTTTGGTCCCGTAGCGAGAGAAATTCGAGATCGAGGTTTCATTAAGATTAGCTCCTTGGCTCCTGAGGTGATTTAA